The Heyndrickxia vini genome contains a region encoding:
- a CDS encoding PRD domain-containing protein, producing the protein MRKLLNTKDYPREYKCAESIHSYVADIAEVTITEEEVLYLMIHLVRLG; encoded by the coding sequence ATGCGAAAATTATTAAATACAAAGGATTATCCGCGGGAATATAAATGCGCCGAATCCATACACAGCTATGTTGCTGACATCGCAGAAGTTACTATTACCGAGGAGGAAGTCCTCTATTTAATGATTCATCTGGTACGTTTAGGATAG
- a CDS encoding VWA domain-containing protein produces the protein MKKLLYVFLFLSLILAACSKDISQQANADKDKKQPTEVKKEEEKSESEYTAKEVKYFDIEMPKRDLSDIEKELLRYPGKYSGDQYDEEKVKEALDQLPDDLTKEQYLEELKFLLSEDYHKEMETLLNFDSTVNISVDRPDESVEIPGMKTAHYAILIDASGSMKASVGGKSRMEAAKEAVFEFAEQIPENATISMRVYGHKGTGSDSDKKMSCSSSENFYNDRFDRSKFKQSLNKVKPAGWTPIGLALNKVKEDIPKNTDEVVVYVVSDGIETCGGNPVKAAKALVSADIETVVNIIGFDVDNKGQKLLKNVATAGNGEFTYVNTERDLKKYLQAQYEEIQKAWIEWKEEGKGKAIDLKEEKKTLAINTKESMKEKSIREKERMKQAGEYLKTRFEDYGHPARQLFSKIVGYGDSKWKYAVDTGNLMWREVVDNGNDEWRKFVDEGNKKIKETIDKKNGN, from the coding sequence GTGAAAAAGCTTTTATATGTATTCTTATTTTTGTCACTGATTTTGGCGGCGTGCTCGAAAGATATTTCACAGCAAGCAAATGCAGATAAAGACAAAAAACAGCCCACTGAAGTGAAAAAAGAAGAGGAAAAGTCAGAAAGCGAGTACACGGCAAAGGAAGTAAAGTATTTTGACATTGAGATGCCGAAACGTGATTTATCGGATATTGAAAAAGAATTACTACGTTATCCCGGGAAATACAGTGGTGATCAATATGACGAAGAAAAAGTAAAAGAAGCGCTGGATCAGTTGCCCGATGACTTAACGAAAGAACAGTATTTGGAAGAGTTAAAGTTTTTATTGAGCGAGGATTATCATAAAGAAATGGAAACATTATTAAACTTTGATTCTACTGTTAATATTTCTGTTGATCGACCTGATGAGTCAGTTGAGATACCAGGCATGAAAACTGCACATTACGCCATTTTGATCGACGCTAGTGGTAGTATGAAAGCTTCTGTTGGTGGGAAATCAAGAATGGAAGCAGCAAAGGAAGCAGTTTTCGAATTTGCTGAGCAAATTCCGGAAAATGCGACTATTTCGATGCGTGTTTATGGTCATAAAGGCACTGGAAGTGATTCTGATAAAAAGATGTCTTGCAGCAGTTCAGAAAACTTTTATAATGATCGCTTTGACAGGTCAAAATTTAAGCAATCATTAAATAAGGTAAAACCGGCTGGCTGGACGCCCATTGGTCTTGCGTTAAATAAAGTAAAAGAAGATATTCCAAAAAATACAGATGAGGTTGTCGTATATGTAGTAAGCGATGGCATTGAAACATGTGGTGGAAACCCAGTAAAGGCCGCAAAAGCGTTAGTTTCCGCAGATATTGAAACGGTTGTAAACATAATCGGGTTTGACGTAGATAATAAGGGGCAGAAATTGCTGAAAAATGTGGCTACCGCTGGTAACGGGGAATTTACGTATGTTAATACGGAACGTGATTTGAAAAAGTATTTACAAGCACAATATGAAGAAATTCAAAAAGCATGGATCGAATGGAAGGAAGAAGGAAAAGGAAAAGCAATTGACTTAAAAGAAGAAAAGAAAACATTAGCGATAAATACGAAGGAAAGTATGAAAGAAAAAAGCATTCGTGAAAAAGAACGAATGAAACAAGCAGGGGAATATTTAAAAACGCGATTTGAGGATTACGGCCATCCTGCTAGACAATTATTCTCTAAGATTGTTGGTTACGGGGATAGTAAATGGAAGTATGCAGTCGATACAGGTAACCTTATGTGGAGAGAAGTTGTTGATAACGGCAATGATGAGTGGAGGAAATTTGTAGACGAGGGAAACAAAAAAATTAAAGAAACGATTGATAAGAAAAATGGTAACTAA